The Deltaproteobacteria bacterium region CAGCTCCTGCACGGCGCGCGCGCTCGAACGCGTCACCTCGATGTGCACGCGCCCGGCCTGCACGCCGTCCCCCGGCTTCGGCACGCGCCCGAGCCGCTCGAGGACGAGGCCACCGAGCGTCTCGTAGTCGCCCTGCGGCAGGTTCCAGCCAAAGCGCTCGTTCACCTCGGACACCGCCGCGCGCGCGTTCACCACGAAGACCCCCGGGGCGACGCGCCGCACGTGCTCCTGCGGCAGATCATATTCGTCCTGGATCTCGCCCACAATCTCCTCGACGACGTCCTCGACGGTGACCAGGCCGACGAAGCCGCCGTACTCGTCGACCACGAGCGCGAGATTCCGCCCCTCGGCCTGCAGGGTCGAGAGCAGCTCCGGGAGCGGCTTCGACTCGGGCACGAAGAGCGGCTCGCGCATCACGGCGGTCACGGGCAGGTGCGGGTCCATCACCCCGAGCAGATCCAGGCTCGACACCACGCCGATGGTGTTGAACATGCGCTCGTGGAAGACCGGCAGGCGCGAGAAGCCTCGCTCCTGCACCAGGGCGACGACCTCGGCCACCGAGGCGGTGTCGGGCACGGCACACACGTCGACGTGCGCCACCAACACGTCGCGCGCGGTCTTGGCCGTGAAGCGCGCGATGCGGGCGACCAGGCCGGCCTCCGAGACCTCGAGCGGACCCCGCGCGGGGCGCGCGGCGAGCCACGTCCCGAGCTGGCGGAGGGCCGCGAGCGCCGGATCGGGCCGGCCGAGCATGCGACCCAGCCCATGCTCGACGGCGAGCAGCGGGGCGAGCACGACCGCGAGCGCCCCCGCGAGGGGCTCGAGGAGCGAGCGGTGGCGGGCGGCACCGTCCGCCGCGAGGCCGCGCGGCACGAGGTCCGAGAGGATGAGCTCCGCGGGCGCCATCAGCGCGACCGCCGGAACGACCCAGGCGCGCCCGGCGGAGCGCCAGACGAGGGTGGCAACGATGCCGACGCTCGCCGCGCCGGCCAGGTGCGCGGTGGCGCCCGCCGCGGCGGCGAGGATCGCGTCGGGCGGCATCCAGCGCCGGGGGGGCGATGCGGACGCGGTCGCGAGCATCACCTCGGCCGTCGCCGCGAGCGCACGAAGCGCCAGGAGCGGGACCAGGGCGAGGGCCAGCACGAACGAGGTCACGTCGCTTCCGCCTCGTCGTACTCGTCGCGGATCTCGCCGAACAGCTCCTCGAGCAGGTCCTCCATGGTGACCAGGCCGGCGATGCCGCCGTACTCGTCGACTACCAGCGCGAGGTGGACCTTGCGACGGCGCAGCTCGCCGAACACGTCGCCCGCGCGCATCCCGAGCGGCACGAAGGCGGGCGGGCGCAGGAACGGCTCCAGGCGGAAGCCGGGCGCGCTCACGTCGCGGCCGAGGAGGTCCTTCGCGTAGAGCACGCCGACGACGTTGTCGCGCTCGCCGCGGTACACCGGCACACGCGAGAAGCGCTGCTCGCGCAGCGCGGCGAGGAGCGCCGGGCCGCCGACGTCGACCGGGAGCGCTACGACGCGCACCCGCGGCGTCATCACGGCGCGCACGGGCCGCTGCCCCAGCGCCCGTACGCGCGCGAGGAGCTGGCGCCCGCGTCCGTCGAGCGCCTCCTCCTCGCCCTCCTCCACCTGCCCGTCGGCGACGAAGCGGAGCACGCTCGCGGGCGCGAGGCCGCCCTCGCCGGCAAGCCAGCTCGCGAGCACGACCGCCGGGCGCTCGAGCGGGCGGCGCAGCACGGCGAGGAGCCGGCTCGCGAGCTCGGCCACCCGATCGGCGCTCGCGTCCGGCAGGAGGAGACCGAGCGCCGGCGCCAGGCCCTCGGCGACCAGGAACGCCGCGGCGCCCGCCAGCGCGGCGGCCGCCCACGCCGGGAGCGGGCGGGGCGCGGCGAGCGCGAGCCAGGCAGCCGCCGTCGCCGCGCCGGCGGTGCCGATCTCGCGCGCCACGAGGAGCGTCAGCCAGACGCGGCGCGGCCGTGGCGGAAGGGTCCCATGCCGCAGCAGCCGGGGCGCGTGCGGCGCGAGCAGCGCGACCAGCACGCCCAGCGAGGCGAGGAGGGCCACCGCCACGAGCGGGAGGGTCATCGCCGGAAGTGGTCGAAGCCGCCGCGCCCGATGCGCGCGACGCGGCCGTCCAGGCCGCGCACGCGCACCACGGGACGGCCGGCGAGGAGGCGGCCGACGGGCGTGAGGGGGCAGCCGAGCCGCGGCGCGACACGGCGCAGCGCCGCCTCGCGCGCGGGTGGCACCGCGACCAGCAGCTCGTAGTCCTCGCCGGCGCGCGCGGCGAACGCGGCCGCACCCCGGCCGAGGGCGCGCCGGCATGCGCCGGCGATCGGGAGCCGGCCGAGGTCGATCTCCGCCCCGACCCGGCTCGCACGGCAGAGCTGCCCCGCGTCCTGGAGGAGCCCGTCGCTCACGTCGATCATGGCGCTCGCCACCCGGGCGAGGAGGCGGCCCGCGCGCACGCGCCGCGGCGGGTCCGGCAGTCGAGCGGCGGCGCCCGCGGTGAGCCGCCGCACCGCGAGGCCCGCCGCGCCGAGAGCCCCGGTCACGTAGAGCTCGTCGCCGGGCCGGGCGCCGGCGCGCGTCACCATCGCGCCGGGCGCCTCGCCGATCACGGCGGCCGTGATCGCGAGGTGCGGGCCGGCGGCGAGGTTGCCGCCCACCAGCCGGGCCCCGTCGCGACGGGCGGCCGCCACGAAGCCCCGGACCAGCGCGTCCAGGTCGGCGGCGCGCAGGGCCGGCGGCGCCTCCAGCGCGAGGAGCGCGAAGCGCGGCACGCCGCCCATCGCCGCCAGGTCGCTGGCATTGACCGCCCAGGCGCGGCGTCCGAGGGCCGCGGGCGCCGCCCAGCCGGCGCGGAAGTGGACGTTCTCGACCAGCGCGTCGGCGGTGAAGAGGAGCGGCCGGCGTCCGGGACGGATCGCCGCGGCGTCGTCGCCCGGACCGAGCAGGACGCGGCGGTCGGCCCTCCGAGCGGCCAGCCGCCGCGCGAGCGCCGCGATCCACGCGTGCTCGCCCACGTCCCGGAGCCGGCGCACGGCTACCCGAGCATCGACTTCACCTTCTCGAGGAAGCTCTTGGACAGGGGGTGCACCTCCTCGCCCGAGAGGCGGGCGAATTCCTCGAGCAGCTCCCGCTGCCGGGGCGAGAGCTTGCGCGGCGTCTCGACGACGACGCGGATGATCTCGTCTCCACGGCCGTAGCCGTTCAGGTCGGGGATGCCGTGTCCCTTCAGCCTGAAGACGTGGCCCGACTGCGTGCCGGCGGGGATCTTGACGCGGGCCGGGCCGTCGAGCGTGGGCACGTCGATCTCCGCCCCCAGGGCGGCCTGCGCGAAGCTGAGCGGCACCTCGCACACGACGTCGCTCCCCTCGCGCGCGAAGAGCGGATGCTCACGCACGCTGAGCACGACGTAGAGGTCGCCGGGCGTGCCGGCGTTCGCCCCGGCCTCGCCCTCGCCTCGCAGCTTGAGCCGCGAGCCCGAGTCGACGCCGGGGGGAATCTTGATGTTGAGCTGGTGCGTCCGCCGCTGCACGCCGGAGCCCCCGCAGCTCGCACACGGCTGCGCGATGATCGTGCCCTGCCCGTTGCAGTGGCCGCACGTCTTGGCGATCGAGAAGAAGCCCTGCTGGAAGCGGACCTGCCCCGAGCCCTGGCACTGCGGACAGGTGCGCGGCGAGGTCCCCGGCCTGGCGCCGCGCCCGTGGCACGTGTCGCAGGTCGAGAGGCGCGGCACCGCGATCGTCTTCTCGCATCCGAAGGCCGCTTCCTGGAAGCTGACCTCGAGGTCGTAGCGGAGATCCTGCCCGCGCCGCGCCCGGCCACGCCCGCCGCGCGTCCGGCCCGTGCCGAAGAAGTCCCCGAACAGGTCGCCGATGATGTCCTCGAAGTTGCCGCCGAAACCGAAGCCCGCGCCCCCCGGCACGCCCTGCTCGAAGGCGGCGTGCCCGAAGCGGTCGTAGAGGCTCCGCCGCTCCGGGTCGGAGAGCACCTGATAGGCCTCCGAGATCTCCTTGAAGCGTTCCTCGGATCGCTGGCGGTCCTCGGGATTGCGGTCGGGGTGGTACTTGAGGGCGAGCTTCCGGTAAGCTTTCTTGAGATCGTCCTCGCGCGCAGCGCGAGACACGCCGAGAACCTCGTAGTAGTCGCGCTTCATTGCAAGACGACAGGAGCCCTCACCCGCGCGCGGGTGAGGGCTCCTCTACTCTCTGCACCGGGTCACCGCAAGCGAGAACGGGCTTACTCCTTCACCTCCTCGAACTCCGCCTCGACCACGTCGTCCTTGCCCTTTCCTTCTGGGGTCGCGCCGTCGCCCCGGGGCGCCTCGTCCGCCTTGCCCGCCTGCGACGCCTTCGCGTACATCGCCTCGGCCAGCTTGTGTGAGGCGCGCGCGAGCGCATCCGCGGCGCCGCGGATGCGCCCGACGTCCTGCGACTCGAGCGCCTTCTTGGCGTCGGCGAGCGCGCTCTCGATGTTGCCCTTGGTGGCGGCGTCCAGCGTCGCGCCGTGCTCGCCGAGCGTCTTCTCGGTCTGGTAGGCGAGGCCGTCGAGCTGGTTGCGCGCGTCGACCAGCTCCCGCTTCTTCCGATCCTCCTCGGCGTGGAGCGCGGCCTCCTTGACCATGCGCTCGACCTCCTCCTTGGCGAGGCCGCTCGAGGCCGTGATCTGGATCGACTGCTCCTTCCCCGTGCCCAGGTCCTTCGCGTTCACGTGCACGATGCCGTTCGCGTCGATGTCGAACGTGACTTCGACCTGCGGGACGCCGCGGGGCGCAGGCGGGATGCCGACCAGGTCGAACTGGCCGAGGAGCTTGTTGTCCTGGGCCAACTCGCGCTCGCCCTGGAAGACGCGGATGGTGACCGCCGACTGATTGTCGGCCGCGGTCGAGAAGACCTGGCTCTTGCGCGTGGGGATGGTGGTGTTCTTCTCGATCAGCTTGGTGAACACGCCGCCCAGGGTCTCGATGCCGAGCGAGAGCGGGGTCACGTCGAGGAGGAGGACGTCCTTCACCTCGCCCTTCAGCACCGCGCCCTGGATGCCGGCGCCGACCGCCACCACCTCGTCGGGGTTGACGCCCCGGTGCGGCTCCTTGCCGAAGAGCTTCTTGACGCGCGCCTGGACGGCTGGCATCCGCGTCATGCCGCCCACCAGCACCACCTCGTCGATGTCCCGGGTGGAGAGGCCGGCGTCCTTGAGCGCGGTGATACACGGCTGCTCGAGGCGGTCGAGCAAGTCCGCGCACAGCGCCTCGAGCTTGGCGCGCGTGAGCTTCATGTTGAGGTGCTTCGGCCCGCTCTGGTCGGCGGTCACGAAGGGCAGGTTGATGTCGGTCTCCATCGCGGTCGAGAGCTCGCACTTGGCCTTCTCCGCCGCCTCCTTCAGGCGCTGGAGGGCCATGCGGTCCTTGCGCAGGTCGATCCCCTGGTCCTTGCGGAACTCGTCCGCCAGGTAGTCCATCACGCGCTGGTCGAAATCCTCGCCGCCCAGAAACGTGTCGCCGTTGGTTGCCTTCACCTCGAAGACCCCCTCGCCGATCTCGAGGATCGAGATGTCGAAGGTGCCGCCGCCCAGGTCGAAGACGGCGATCTTCTCGTCCTTCTTCTTGTCGAGCCCGTAGGCGAGCGAGGCCGCGGTCGGCTCGTTGATGATGCGGAGCACGTTCAGGCCCGCGATCTTGCCCGCGTCCTTGGTCGCCTGGCGCTGGCTGTCGTTGAAGTAGGCGGGCACGGTGACGACCGCATCGGTCACCTTCTCGCCCAGGTGGTCCTCGGCGGTCTGCTTCATCTTCTGGAGGATGAAGGCGGAGATCTCGGCCGGGCTGTACTTCTTGCCGCGCACCTCGACCCAGGCGTCGCCGTTGTCCGCCCGCACCATCTTGTAGGGCAGGACCTTCATCGCCTTCTGGACCTCCGGATCCTCGTACCGGCGGCCGATCAGGCGCTTGATCGCGAACACCGTGTTCTCGGGGTTCGTGATCGCCTGCCGGCGGGCGATCTGACCCGCCAGGCGCTCGCCGCTGTCGGTGAAGGCGACCACCGAGGGGGTGATGCGGCTACCCTCGGCGTTCGTGATCACGACGGGGTCGCCCGCCTCCATGATGGAGACGCACGAGTTCGTGGTCCCCAGGTCGATTCCGATCACCTTGGCCATTGCGAGGTTCTCCTTCGGGGCGGTTTAATCACGGTCTTTGTCCCTGGCAAGGTTGGGGTCGGGCGCCTTGGCCACGCTCACCAGCGCGGGGCGGAGCAGGCGCTCCTTCAGGCGGTAGCCCGGCTGGTGCTCCTCGATCACCGAGTTCGGCTCGTGCTCGGTGCTCTCCACGTGCGCCATCGCCTCGTGCTGCGCGGGATCGAAGGGCGTCCCCTTCGCCTCGATCCGCGTCACGCCGTGCCGCTCGAGGACGTCGCGCAGGGACTTGAGGACCAGTGCGACGCCTTCGACCAGGGGCTGCCCGTCGCCCCCGCTCTCCGCGTGCGCGACGGCGCGCTCCAGGTTGTCGAGGATCGGGAGCAGGTCCCTGAGCACGCTCTCGTTGGCGAACTTCATGGTCTCGGCGCGCTCGCGCGCGGCGCGCTTCTTCAGGTTCTCCAGGTCCGCGCGCTCGCGCAGCCAGCGCTCGTGGCTCTGCCGCGCCTCCTCGCGCGCCTTCTCGAGCTCGGCCTCGAGGGCCGCGAGGCGCGCTGCGAGCTCCTCGCCCGCTTCGGGCGCGCTCTGCGGAGCGTTCCCCTTCGTCTCGCCGTCGTCCACCATGCGACGCATCGCCCCCCTCGGTGCGTGGGCCCGGTGTAGCTAGGGACCAAAACCCCGTTTGTCAAGCTTGCGGCACGTAGCCCCGTGGGGCATAGGAAAGGAAGATGTCGGCGCCGCCCCGTGCCTCGTGAGCTCGCGACCTCCGCGCTCGTGCTCCGTACCCGCTCCTACGGCGAGTCGGACCGCATCGTCACCCTCATCACCGAGCAGCATGGGAAGGTCACCGGGATCGCCAAGGGAGCGAAGAACTCGCGGCGCCGGTTCGCGGGCACGCTCGAGCCCTTCGTCCTGATCCGCGCCGTCTTCCGGCAGCGCGCGACTTCCGACCTGGTCTTCCTGCTGCGCTGCGAGCTGGTGGGCACACTGCGCGCCTTCACCCGCGACCTCGACCGCTTCGCCGCCGGCAGCTACGTCCTCGAGCTGACCGATCGCATGGTCTTCGGCCGCGAGTCGGGACGCGAGGTCTACGGCCTCGGGCTCGACGCGCTCACCCTGCTCGACGCGGGCGCACCCGCGGACCCCGTGCTGCGCGCCTTCGAGCTGCACCTCCTCGCGGCGAGCGGCTACGCGCCGGCGCTGGATCGCTGCCGCGCGTGCGGCCGCGCCGCCGACGGCGAGGACCCTCGTTACCTCGCCCTCGAGCGCGGCGGGCTCGTGTGCCGGAGGTGCGTGCGCGCGGGGGAGCCGGTCCGGCCGGTCGCGGCTGCAACGGCCCGCGAGCTCGGGCGGCTCGCCCGGAGCCCGCTCGCCGAGGCCGCCGCCCGCACCGACGCGGCCATCCTGCGCGAGGCGGCGGCGGTCACCGAGCAGCTGGTCGCCGCCGTCACCAGCGGACCGGTGCACTCGCTCGACCTCCTCGGCCGAACCCGCGTTGATTCCCCCGAGGGGGTTCGCTAGGGTCGCCG contains the following coding sequences:
- a CDS encoding HlyC/CorC family transporter; amino-acid sequence: MTSFVLALALVPLLALRALAATAEVMLATASASPPRRWMPPDAILAAAAGATAHLAGAASVGIVATLVWRSAGRAWVVPAVALMAPAELILSDLVPRGLAADGAARHRSLLEPLAGALAVVLAPLLAVEHGLGRMLGRPDPALAALRQLGTWLAARPARGPLEVSEAGLVARIARFTAKTARDVLVAHVDVCAVPDTASVAEVVALVQERGFSRLPVFHERMFNTIGVVSSLDLLGVMDPHLPVTAVMREPLFVPESKPLPELLSTLQAEGRNLALVVDEYGGFVGLVTVEDVVEEIVGEIQDEYDLPQEHVRRVAPGVFVVNARAAVSEVNERFGWNLPQGDYETLGGLVLERLGRVPKPGDGVQAGRVHIEVTRSSARAVQELRVRERRSG
- a CDS encoding CBS domain-containing protein is translated as MTLPLVAVALLASLGVLVALLAPHAPRLLRHGTLPPRPRRVWLTLLVAREIGTAGAATAAAWLALAAPRPLPAWAAAALAGAAAFLVAEGLAPALGLLLPDASADRVAELASRLLAVLRRPLERPAVVLASWLAGEGGLAPASVLRFVADGQVEEGEEEALDGRGRQLLARVRALGQRPVRAVMTPRVRVVALPVDVGGPALLAALREQRFSRVPVYRGERDNVVGVLYAKDLLGRDVSAPGFRLEPFLRPPAFVPLGMRAGDVFGELRRRKVHLALVVDEYGGIAGLVTMEDLLEELFGEIRDEYDEAEAT
- the thiL gene encoding thiamine-phosphate kinase encodes the protein MAALARRLAARRADRRVLLGPGDDAAAIRPGRRPLLFTADALVENVHFRAGWAAPAALGRRAWAVNASDLAAMGGVPRFALLALEAPPALRAADLDALVRGFVAAARRDGARLVGGNLAAGPHLAITAAVIGEAPGAMVTRAGARPGDELYVTGALGAAGLAVRRLTAGAAARLPDPPRRVRAGRLLARVASAMIDVSDGLLQDAGQLCRASRVGAEIDLGRLPIAGACRRALGRGAAAFAARAGEDYELLVAVPPAREAALRRVAPRLGCPLTPVGRLLAGRPVVRVRGLDGRVARIGRGGFDHFRR
- the dnaJ gene encoding molecular chaperone DnaJ yields the protein MKRDYYEVLGVSRAAREDDLKKAYRKLALKYHPDRNPEDRQRSEERFKEISEAYQVLSDPERRSLYDRFGHAAFEQGVPGGAGFGFGGNFEDIIGDLFGDFFGTGRTRGGRGRARRGQDLRYDLEVSFQEAAFGCEKTIAVPRLSTCDTCHGRGARPGTSPRTCPQCQGSGQVRFQQGFFSIAKTCGHCNGQGTIIAQPCASCGGSGVQRRTHQLNIKIPPGVDSGSRLKLRGEGEAGANAGTPGDLYVVLSVREHPLFAREGSDVVCEVPLSFAQAALGAEIDVPTLDGPARVKIPAGTQSGHVFRLKGHGIPDLNGYGRGDEIIRVVVETPRKLSPRQRELLEEFARLSGEEVHPLSKSFLEKVKSMLG
- the dnaK gene encoding molecular chaperone DnaK; the protein is MAKVIGIDLGTTNSCVSIMEAGDPVVITNAEGSRITPSVVAFTDSGERLAGQIARRQAITNPENTVFAIKRLIGRRYEDPEVQKAMKVLPYKMVRADNGDAWVEVRGKKYSPAEISAFILQKMKQTAEDHLGEKVTDAVVTVPAYFNDSQRQATKDAGKIAGLNVLRIINEPTAASLAYGLDKKKDEKIAVFDLGGGTFDISILEIGEGVFEVKATNGDTFLGGEDFDQRVMDYLADEFRKDQGIDLRKDRMALQRLKEAAEKAKCELSTAMETDINLPFVTADQSGPKHLNMKLTRAKLEALCADLLDRLEQPCITALKDAGLSTRDIDEVVLVGGMTRMPAVQARVKKLFGKEPHRGVNPDEVVAVGAGIQGAVLKGEVKDVLLLDVTPLSLGIETLGGVFTKLIEKNTTIPTRKSQVFSTAADNQSAVTIRVFQGERELAQDNKLLGQFDLVGIPPAPRGVPQVEVTFDIDANGIVHVNAKDLGTGKEQSIQITASSGLAKEEVERMVKEAALHAEEDRKKRELVDARNQLDGLAYQTEKTLGEHGATLDAATKGNIESALADAKKALESQDVGRIRGAADALARASHKLAEAMYAKASQAGKADEAPRGDGATPEGKGKDDVVEAEFEEVKE
- the grpE gene encoding nucleotide exchange factor GrpE; protein product: MRRMVDDGETKGNAPQSAPEAGEELAARLAALEAELEKAREEARQSHERWLRERADLENLKKRAARERAETMKFANESVLRDLLPILDNLERAVAHAESGGDGQPLVEGVALVLKSLRDVLERHGVTRIEAKGTPFDPAQHEAMAHVESTEHEPNSVIEEHQPGYRLKERLLRPALVSVAKAPDPNLARDKDRD
- the recO gene encoding DNA repair protein RecO, which gives rise to MGHRKGRCRRRPVPRELATSALVLRTRSYGESDRIVTLITEQHGKVTGIAKGAKNSRRRFAGTLEPFVLIRAVFRQRATSDLVFLLRCELVGTLRAFTRDLDRFAAGSYVLELTDRMVFGRESGREVYGLGLDALTLLDAGAPADPVLRAFELHLLAASGYAPALDRCRACGRAADGEDPRYLALERGGLVCRRCVRAGEPVRPVAAATARELGRLARSPLAEAAARTDAAILREAAAVTEQLVAAVTSGPVHSLDLLGRTRVDSPEGVR